In the Candida orthopsilosis Co 90-125, chromosome 7 draft sequence genome, GATACACCCAATCATCGAAATTAACAAATACTCcccaatcaacaattgatgaatttttatCAACGAATGAAGTAACTATTGAAGATCCACAACATCTCAACTACAAACCAATTCTTGCATTCGATCAAATTGACTTGGACTCCACCATATCTTCCAAATTGACTAAATTTGCCAAACCAACCCCCATACAATCGATTTCATGGCCCTTTTTACTTGATGGTAAAGATGTAATTGGAGTAGCAGAAACTGGATCAGGAAAGACATTTGCATTCGGCGTTCCagcaatcaacaacatcatcactaATGGATCCACTAGTGACCTTAGTGTATTGTGTATTTCACCAACTCGTGAATTGGCATTACAGATTTATGATAATTTACAAGAATTGACTCAAGGTACTCCCATTTCTTGTGTTGCCATATATGGAGGTGTGTCCAAAGATGATCAAGTTAAAAAAATCAGACTGGGGGCCAATGTCGTTGTTGCTACACCTGGTCGTTtagttgatttgattaatgatgGAGCTATTGATTTAAGTCTGATTAATTATTTAGttcttgatgaagctgATCGTATGTTGGAAAAGGGATTTGAGGAAGATATCAAACATATAATTGGATCCACAAATGCAGAAAATAGACAAACATTGATGTTCACTGCGACTTGGCCTAAGGAAGTTCGGGAATTGGCTAATAATTTTATGAAACTGCCTataaaattgacaattgGAGATCGCGATGAATTGAGTGCTAACAAACGAATTACTCAGATCGTTGAAGTCTTGGatgataaatttcaaaaagaactGAAATTAATCTCCCTTTTAAACAAATATCAACACAATGGAAATGGACAAGACAACAAGATTTTGGTATTTGCATTATACAAAAAGGAAGCTTCAAGAATCGAATCCTTATTACGTCGAAATAGATTCAAAGTTGCCGCAATCCATGGTGATTTATCGCAACAACAACGTACCCAAGCtctcaattcattcaaactGGGCGAATGCAGCTTACTTTTAGCCACTGATGTTGCCGCTAGAGGTTTGGATATCCCCAACGTCAAATACGTCATTAACTTAACATTTCCGTtgacaattgaagattacGTTCATAGAATAGGAAGAACAGGAAGAGCAGGTCAAACAGGTGTTGCTCATACTTTGTTtactgaagatgaaaaacaTCTTAGTGGTGCTTTGTGTAACATCTTGAGGGGAGCTAATCAACCGGTGCCTGAACAATTGTTAAAGTTTGGTGGTCATACGAAAAAAAAGACTCATTCTGTGTATGGAGCTTTCTATAAGGATGTTGACATGACCAAGACAGCAAAGAAGATTAAATTTGATTAGAGAGAGGGAAAGGGGGAGAAGCAATGTAGAATAAGATGTAATAGATAGTATACTTAATGTCGTGAATCGGTCGAAAAAATAAATGACATAGAGAAAAAGCAGACACCTGTATCTATTCTGCATTCAAGAGATTCAAGAGGAAGACACATAATACAGGGCCGCGTAAGTGTTGAACCTCATAGAACCAGACAGAATTCTCCACGGTTATCAATGcacatacatacatacacaCGCATATGTGTATGCGTGTGTGGGTTTTTAGTATAGTTTTGAATTACGTGTTCACAATGGTTATCTATAAAAGTTTGTGTCCGATCCGAAATAGTGAAGAGGAACGGACGACAGAATAATTCGGCCGATGGACCAAGacgaaagaaaaaataaaaaaaatcatttcatgaatttctttttttattttttatttgcCTTCGAAATGCGTGTCTATATGCAGGATGAATATCTGTCAATCTCAATATTACTATAATCAGCAGTTTGTATTACTAAAAGTATCAGCTATATAATTACGTGtcatatacatatatatacatatatatacagCACTCTATTAGTATACATACCAGCGTGCCTTATTCTTATATTTAGTTTTCGTTTTCAGTTAGTTGTTAATAACACTTGTTATctatcaaatcaaatacaatcAACGAGTAACAGTTAGCAGTCAACAGTTCaatagaagaagaaaaaataaaaaaaagaaacttcCATCAAGTAATTTTAATacaaattggaaacaaaaatttaacAACCAAACAACCAAACAACCAAACAGCCAGAGACCAAAAGACCAAAAGACCAAAAGACCATATCAGATCACATCTACTAGGTCACACATAAAACTACACCTTAACCTAACTATATCATACTGAACTAATCTTTTTCAGAAGTATCCTTTTCCTTTGATATAATCTTtgcattttctttttatttcaTCATGCATCTACCTCAATGGATTATCCTACTAATTAGTTTTTTCACTACATCCATCTTAGCATCCacatctttttcatcacAACACCAAGTGAATCCCCATGTACTTCCCAAAGTTCAATTCCATGCTTTTGACTCACCGGAATTTTGTTCCCAAATCATAACATCTTCATGTAATACAACTTTCGCCTACcttgatcaattaaatcaacaaattcgGCCACTGGTTACTGATTTAGTACAAACCCCCTACTTTCGTTAttttaaagttgatttaGATAAACAATGTAAATTTTGGAATGCTCAGCATTTTTGCGCTACTGAAAATTGTGCTGTTgaagttattgatgattttaatTGGAGTCAGGTGACaaatgataatttgaaacctTCAAAGTTGGGTAAAATTAAATTGGCTATGGAATCTGGTGCAGAAGCGGTGGGAGAAGCTAGTAACTCCATTGACAACTCAATCGAAACTGAGccaattgaacaatgtGAAGATTTAGATTATTCGTATTTCGATGATGAACATGAGCATAATTGTGTTTATGTCAATTTACTACAAAATCCAGAACGGTTCACAGGATATGGGGGTAATCAAAGTTTTGATGTTTGGAAAGCCATTTATCTGGAAAATTGTTTCCCCAATACTAATCCAATGTCGATGAAACCAAATGAACCAAAGGAGAAATGTGTGGAGAAGAATTTATTTTATCGGTTGGTTAGTGGGATGCATGCTTCAATTGCTGTACATTTATCTAATGAATATTTGGATTCAGAAACGGGGGAATTTTATCCTAATTTACAAGTGTTTATGCAAAGAGTGGGCCTGTTTAATGACAGATTGGCTAATATTTACTTTAATTATGCTTTAGTGGCACAATCTTTagtgaaattgaatcataTTCTACCATTGAGAcaatttattcaactgGGTTATGATGATATTACTCCAGCTCAAAAACAAcatttgttggaaaataaTGACTTATTTGAAAACGCTGAAGTTTATGATGACTTATTACTTCAAGATATCATCCCTGCATTAGGTTCAAATACATTATTCAATACGTCGACATTATTTGATCCGACAAAAGATCCCAATTTAAAACAAGAATTTAGAGCCAGATTTAAAAACATTTCTGCCATTATGGATTGTGTTGGATGTGATAGATGTAGAATGTGGGGGAAAATACAAACTATAGGATATGGAACTGCCCTTaagattttgtttgaagatgatgaaaacaatcaatcaaatttgaaattcagaagaattgaaattgtggCATTGATTAATACATTTGATCGATTATCGAAATCAATTGCCAtgataaacaatttcaaacaaatgtatattcaacatttacaagatgttgttgaagggAAAGCACAACCAGGACAATTTAATAATAATGAAAAGACATTGGGACAAGGATTCCATTTCCCATTTGTCAATTCTCTCCCAAAACAACCTCAAACctcaaaacaacaaaaccatCAGCCTCATTCATCATTACACAAACCGTCAAACTCTGACTCCACCTCATCTAGATCCTCCAcccatcaacaatcaccaccgcaacaaaagaaatccaTTTTTGAGATTTATGAGATCCCAACTAGGAATCGTACTTTTAATCAAGAATTAAAGTTGGCATTTTATGAAGTCTGGGAAGCATTGAAGTTTGTATTGGGAAGCTATAAAGAATTCCCCGTAGTAATTGGTAAAGTATCATTGGGatatttgaacaatttgtgGAATAATTTAATTGGAAAACCTGCCGGAGTACGTGAAGAGTATAGGAGTCCTTTGAATGTTGATAATGCGGTTGGTGATGAACATCAACagtatttgaatttgataaatgaGGAGGATTAGAGAGTGAAAATAAGAGGGGAGTGAGTGGTGAATGGAGGTGCAGCTCAATTTTCGATTTATGCGTTAgctaaaattgaaaatggtgTCGATGATGCATGCTTTTTATTTTGGGGAGAAGGACAATTTCGTTTTTTTATTCTACCTTAGGTTGTGACCAACCTTAAAGTCACAAACTTAATGTATAAAGTATCCATTTTATATAACTGTTTTAATAATCGTATTAATTTGTGTTTTTACAACTTTGGGGAAAATCGTAGGAGGGGATGAGAAACTGCTGTTAGTAAGTGACTGTGGGTTTGAACGAGTATGACACTACTGAGTTTCGAATGTAAAAAGTGACGTCAAACAATGAAACTCGAATGTCTTTTCTGTATGCTTTATATCTTCTGCAGTCATTTCAATTTACACCAATAAAAATTGCTGTTCAAAAATGTTCTTTACTTATTTTTGTGTagtcttttctttttcccaccccccaatttgaatttagttTGGTATGCTTACCCTAAAACAGCACAAATAACACACTTAACATTCATACCATCTTTATATATCTCCTCATATCTTTTCACTGAGTCTCTCAGTCTCTCGTCACTTTCTATTACTAGTACTTCTTCACTTCAAATCAACTATATATCATTGGAGGCACAGGTCATATTTTCTTAAAAGAAACGCCCAACCAAAAGCAGCCTTCTTTTCGCTATATCATATACGTTACCTCAATTCTTTATTTATCAATATGAATACATGCATATATGGTATTTCACCATATACATCATGGTTATAATATATGTATCATTTAATACAGTTTTGGGTACTTTTGCATTCGAGTTATATCATTatatacaacaacaacaacaacaacaagaaggACAAAGAACAGAACTGCGACACCCACTACAACAAGCACcacttcattttcaattgcataAGTCATATAATCAAGAGTTGTCCAAGCCTAATATTATTCAAGATACTTTTACTCCAtatgaaaaggaagaaaatCTTGAGCATCCCCTGCCGTTTAAAAtaattttaatttcatcaatctcaGAGCTATCACTTCGACACTTTGTCAAACCCAATCACATTTACaaattaatcaacaatacGGGGGTTATCATCCACGCATCAAAATTAAGCCTCCCCCTAtctccaccaccaacacACCACACAAGTAACAACTGGATATTCATCCAATCGCCGTACCCACCCCACGTTTCCCAAATCCATTTCCCAATATCAAAGTGTCTCAACcaacaatttggtgatggaGGCAGCATCGATGTTCAATCAACTATATTTGCATCATTTATAAATACTTTGGATTTAACATTGGGATTGAATATCTTGTTTGCTAGTGAATCCTTTACTTTACATTTTGAATTGACTAAACTGATTACATGGAGAAATTTATATACTTGTATTGTACCTGATGGAATGATTGGTCAGATGTGGGCTAGATCAGATgtggttgaatttgatgttgttaaCTTGAGttttattgaattcaaaaaggaTAAAAGTAGTGACAATTatgaagatgaaggtgatgatgtggtggaaattttgaagaagggAGAtagattgaagaagaagttaaGAGGGTCCAAGGAGAATGGGGTTAGAAATAAATTACACtacaaaaagaataaaatcAAGGTGAAATTGTGGCgaaagttgcaaaaaattaaaatgtTTAATGGGGGTGGTGGCAGTGGCGGATTACAACGGCGACCAATTATTTCATGTGTTACTGATGTTAGATTATTGGATTGTTCTGGGAAGAGGACTAGAGATTCACAAGGATTGGAGATTatttaaagaaaagagaaaaaagaagaaggagtAGTGTGGGATGCGCTTTGTGTTTGGGAAGTATTTTATTTTACAACTAGGTTATAACGTAGTAGCATTGAGCTTTGATCCAGTAGAGTTTAGTGGGGATTGTATGCTCTCAACATATGTTTTGCTTTGCTATCTCACTCTTATCACTTTGCATatgcaaaaagaaaaaacaaaaaagataaagttTAGTGGGGTAAAAATGAGGGTCTCCGAGATTTCCTAACCGATTAACCGAGAAACCTTCTATTCAACCAGCCATTTGTAAAGCCTAAACCAAAACacatcaacagcaataaTATACAGATATAGAGCCGAGACTGTATAACAAGTCAAAGAAAGGAACAAACACCAGATCCACATTAATTATActtttatttcaaattatacATATACTCTTCTTTtaatatcaaaaaaaaacaataaataCCAACTACTGGGTATATGAACTTCTCTCTAATTCTATGACTCTTCTTTAGCAACTTTTTGGGATTTTTACTTTTTGCCCAGTTTGACAGCAATGGATGCTACTTCAGCATAAGTTAATTGTCGTTTGTTGATGGATATAAAGTCCTCATCTTCAGCATCAACTTCCGCACCATCTCCGTCCTTGTCTTTTCCGTTACCTCCTGTGGCTTTACCCTTTGCCTTTGATTCTTCTGGTTTAAGTTTAACACTCTTCATATTAATACGGATGATTTTCTCTTCTGGTGTGCTTATGATGAATGATTTAGGAATGGGTGTCGAGtcatgttgttgttgttgtgctTTTGATGAGTCATTTGTGGTTGCTGTAGTTGTGGTTCTGTTGAGAATGGATGAGAAGTAGTTGGTGATTGATGTGGATGAGTACATTATTGTTGGGAGTATAGACCGTATAATAAATAGCAAGTAAATAAAAGGTTGGTTAGCAATAGAAGTAGtgttgaaagaaagaaagatgtatatttgttgtgttgtgtgtatatataaagatatatataaatatatgCCTCGTGGTTCTCTAACTGATAACCACGATACTCTTAGTAGTATAAACAATTACATAATATGTTATATAATCACCACATTATCTGTtgcttttattttttacGTGTCTTTCCTTTATCTCCGTTTATGGTAATCGCTGGGCACGTGCAACAGAATGTAAGACTTTGTTTATATGCACGACTGACTATACAATAGAAAATGCGTGACATCATTCACAATCAGTGGTCAGCCACCAAGCAAATGACCTCTGCAGGGACCAGATTTGTATGACATATTTCTATATTATGAAGAATGCATAGTCATGACATTAAACTGCCGTCACACGGGTCTTATATCACAAAGGTGTTTCAAGCTGTGACACCTTCGATTATCATATGCAATTCCCTACAAACCAGTCACAATCGATTCTTTGCATTCTTCCCCTTTTAACAAAATCCACCTGATTTATACGATTTTCTCATCCTTTCACCCTTTTTTATTTACTGGTCATctccttttccttctttacCAATTGTAGACTTTATTGTGGCGAATTAGTTTTATTACGCTTGactgcaaaaaaaaaattcaacgGTAGTTTCAGatcaaattattcaatATAATTTGACTGGCTTATACCAACCGATTGTATAAAACATTTCCTGTATGATATACACTAGAGTCCTCGACTCATACCTACGTTATTCAAAAGAGTTGTAACAGCAAAATTGTAGGAATGATAAATTTCGTCTCTAATTTTTCTAAATTACATTTTGCTGTCAACCAAGTATTGACCTCATTTTATGTAAATGAAAGCAAGGGAAACATAATatacaatatcaaataaaGATCAAATATAACACATTTACATCGTGTATTAAGAATTAAAAACGTATTGACCGGACAATTTGAAGAGGTACTATTTTGAACAGAGCCACGTCCAAATACATTAGGGCCAAAACCCAATTATCTTACTATCCAGTAAACAGTTAAGTAAACCCATAACTTATTAAATTGGATTCCTCAAACATTATATCAGTTATTATCCTAATTCAAACAGTaagaatacaaaaaatAACAGTAATCACAAACAACTCACGGGAAAATCACCTCATAAAACCGTCAGCTCTATATTTTATGGCTTTCCAAGATGACTACTCACTGGCTATCTATCCCGAATGGAATAGGGTAGATGGTCAGCCTAGTTAACTTGATAAGTTATATTGTTGAGTTGATCAGTAATATTAGAACAACTTAGACTGATAAGGACGTTTATAAAAAACtatctttttgaatagAAAGTACTCTGCAAGTTTGTTATATACAtgtctcaatttcaatacaTTTCGAAACACTATTTCTAACGTACAAACTTGATGTAGTGGGAAAAGGGATCTCGTTAAACTACTTGTTTGCAATATCTTTAACACTCTCTTCCTTtaaaaattgattaaaaatAAACTCGAGTCGTGTATTAATACCAAAAGGCACATGTCACATTCTCCACAATTACGACATTGATATTTTCCGACGCTATCATGTTattcttgaaaataaacaaaataaatgTCCATCCATCTTGAAGCCATCGCCAGTTCATACCTCAACAACATTCGCGTACAGATTAAGTGATGGATGGATGGAACGAAGTAGCGAATATACCAATAGTCAGTACCCCCAACAATGGTTTCCTTGCTGATGGTTCACAACTAACAATCACCAGTACTAGATTCGACACAGTCCagaatttgatttggtgTGGTGATTCAAATGGGTATTTGCAATCAGTTACACTTGGTCAGCCTACATCCCCAtttcatattcaattgtaCCCATATACCAAGTTTCAAACAAGTACTGTGAATCAACCCATACTGCAAATATTATCACATAAAGATGGTATTTTATCATTGCTGCGAGATCAACTTTTATTCAATAATCGACGAGGACTTCCCAAAGCTGGCTTTGATGGGTCCTCGTTTGGTGATAGTGATGATTTTGCCAgtttgaattcaatgacTTTCAATGGAAATTCATCTAGTGAACTTGCCGTTGGTACTGATTCCggattattgaaatttgatttgaacaagCCTACAATGTTGGATAAATTGGATTATGATGGGAAAGTCAGTATTCTTAATAGTACTCCTAAATATCTCACTGTTGGAGGAGGTAATGGATCActcaatttatttgatccttcttccaattcatctttgaaaacattTGCTGCCCATAATGGTGCAATTACTGGGTTGGATGTCAAGGGAAATTATATTGCAACATGTGGTTCATCTATAAGaccaagaagaaattttcaCAATCAAACACCAACGGATTATATTGTTGATCCGTTGGTCAACATTTATGATGTTCGAACAATGCGTGCAGTTACACCCGTGGCTTTCCCAGCAGGTGCATCTTCGGTTAGATTTCATCCAAAATTACCAAACATTGTAATTGTTGCGTCCAGACATGGACAAGTACATTTTATTGACCTTTTCGATCAGACTAATGTACATATGTATCAAGCAGATGTTGAGTCGGCAATTCCACCCCTGTCATCTAATGCCAAAGTGCCTGAGctatttgatttgaacaTTAGTGATTCAGGAGATTTTCTCATGTTTAATAATGGAATTTCAGATTTGCATTTATGGTCAATAACCAATTTGGGTACAATGAATAAGGATTTCGTTAATTTCCcacaaattgttgaacGGCCTGACGTTATTAACCAAAATGATGGGTTTATCGATATTGACGATGCTGTACCATTATCGTCTGTGGGAATGCCATATTACAAAGAACTgcttttatcaaattggcCGATTGATATGAAGTTTTCTAAAGAGACAGCAAAATTACCAGAACgtattgatgaagagctTTTAGCAAAGGGAGAAAATTATCCACAACAGTTTTTAAAATATGATTCACTTAGGTTTGGTCCTGGAAATGTTGTACAACCATACTATTCGTTAAGCAATGTAAAAGATACGCAAATACCCAAATTTCTCAGCGAACGAGGCGACGATAGAGATTCAAGTAGGATGGCACCACTCGATGACACGTTTTTCAAAGCGGAAACAGATCTGAAGATCCCCAAGTGTTACTCGCGATtgcaaattcaatattcaaaatttggagTTAAAGATTTTGACTTTGGATATTATAACCGAACTGAGAACTATTGCGGATTAGAAAATCACAGTGATAACTCATATATCAATTCCTTGTTGCAGGTTTATCGTTTCCAGTCATTGTTTTACAATCAA is a window encoding:
- a CDS encoding Ero1 protein (protein similar to S. cerevisiae Ero1p, which a role in formation of disulfide bonds in the endoplasmic reticulum), whose translation is MHLPQWIILLISFFTTSILASTSFSSQHQVNPHVLPKVQFHAFDSPEFCSQIITSSCNTTFAYLDQLNQQIRPSVTDLVQTPYFRYFKVDLDKQCKFWNAQHFCATENCAVEVIDDFNWSQVTNDNLKPSKLGKIKLAMESGAEAVGEASNSIDNSIETEPIEQCEDLDYSYFDDEHEHNCVYVNLLQNPERFTGYGGNQSFDVWKAIYSENCFPNTNPMSMKPNEPKEKCVEKNLFYRLVSGMHASIAVHLSNEYLDSETGEFYPNLQVFMQRVGSFNDRLANIYFNYALVAQSLVKLNHILPLRQFIQSGYDDITPAQKQHLLENNDLFENAEVYDDLLLQDIIPALGSNTLFNTSTLFDPTKDPNLKQEFRARFKNISAIMDCVGCDRCRMWGKIQTIGYGTALKILFEDDENNQSNLKFRRIEIVALINTFDRLSKSIAMINNFKQMYIQHLQDVVEGKAQPGQFNNNEKTLGQGFHFPFVNSLPKQPQTSKQQNHQPHSSLHKPSNSDSTSSRSSTHQQSPPQQKKSIFEIYEIPTRNRTFNQELKLAFYEVWEALKFVLGSYKEFPVVIGKVSLGYLNNLWNNLIGKPAGVREEYRSPLNVDNAVGDEHQQYLNLINEED
- a CDS encoding Dbp3 ATP-dependent DEAD-box RNA helicase, which encodes MGSDKKRKQEEGGEISEKKRLKLEKKQAKKLAKKEKKEKKKEEKEEKEEKELNKKKEKKNKDKDNNKKNKKEKKEEAVKATQDEPSSKHSSFGYTQSSKLTNTPQSTIDEFLSTNEVTIEDPQHLNYKPILAFDQIDLDSTISSKLTKFAKPTPIQSISWPFLLDGKDVIGVAETGSGKTFAFGVPAINNIITNGSTSDLSVLCISPTRELALQIYDNLQELTQGTPISCVAIYGGVSKDDQVKKIRSGANVVVATPGRLVDLINDGAIDLSSINYLVLDEADRMLEKGFEEDIKHIIGSTNAENRQTLMFTATWPKEVRELANNFMKSPIKLTIGDRDELSANKRITQIVEVLDDKFQKESKLISLLNKYQHNGNGQDNKILVFALYKKEASRIESLLRRNRFKVAAIHGDLSQQQRTQALNSFKSGECSLLLATDVAARGLDIPNVKYVINLTFPLTIEDYVHRIGRTGRAGQTGVAHTLFTEDEKHLSGALCNILRGANQPVPEQLLKFGGHTKKKTHSVYGAFYKDVDMTKTAKKIKFD